One genomic window of Gemmatimonadota bacterium includes the following:
- a CDS encoding ATP-binding cassette domain-containing protein yields MSILLEGHDLVRRFTGGDGTPVEVLSGASLTMAPGECVAITGASGTGKSTLLHLLGALDRPDRGTVRLEGVSFADLGADALADVRNRRIGFVFQFHHLLRDFTATENVMMPLLIAGVAPADARRRATAELARVGLEGRAASRVTVLSGGEQQRVALARALVPRPALLLADEPTGNLDVPTAARMHGLLLDAAREAGAAVVLVTHNPDLAALADRVLTLHGGVLCAADQVGTGGMSLCVDCHQREAVVHLTQAEGGEVRTLHLCSRCAAERGVATDSEVEETPLGAFLAAMGSGGAMLAAAAAPDVHCPACDATLGDFQASGRLGCPTCWETFDRPLRELLRRVHGATRHVGEAPGQSAVAAGALTAEQQVARLEAVLAAAVAAERFEEAAELRDRLRQLREVAE; encoded by the coding sequence ATGAGTATCCTGCTCGAAGGTCACGATCTGGTTCGCCGCTTCACGGGCGGCGACGGCACCCCGGTCGAGGTGCTGAGCGGCGCGTCGCTCACGATGGCTCCGGGCGAATGCGTGGCAATCACGGGCGCCAGCGGCACCGGGAAGAGCACCTTGCTGCACCTCCTCGGTGCGCTGGATCGGCCCGATCGTGGGACGGTCCGGCTCGAGGGCGTCTCCTTCGCCGACCTCGGTGCGGACGCGTTGGCCGATGTGCGGAATCGACGGATCGGATTCGTCTTCCAGTTTCATCATTTGCTGCGCGACTTCACCGCCACCGAGAACGTCATGATGCCGTTGCTGATCGCCGGGGTCGCGCCGGCCGATGCCCGACGCCGCGCGACCGCCGAGTTGGCGCGGGTCGGCCTCGAAGGGCGGGCGGCGTCGCGGGTGACGGTCCTCAGCGGCGGCGAGCAGCAACGGGTGGCCCTGGCCCGGGCGCTGGTGCCACGGCCGGCCCTCCTGCTGGCCGACGAGCCGACCGGCAATCTCGACGTCCCGACGGCGGCCCGGATGCATGGCCTGCTGCTCGACGCGGCGCGCGAGGCCGGGGCGGCGGTGGTCCTCGTGACCCACAATCCCGACCTCGCCGCCCTGGCTGACAGGGTGCTTACCCTGCACGGCGGCGTCCTCTGCGCCGCCGATCAGGTGGGGACCGGGGGCATGAGCCTCTGCGTCGATTGTCACCAGCGCGAGGCAGTGGTCCACCTCACGCAGGCGGAAGGCGGCGAGGTGCGGACGCTCCACCTCTGCAGCCGGTGTGCGGCCGAGCGCGGAGTTGCTACCGATTCCGAGGTCGAGGAGACGCCGCTCGGCGCGTTCCTGGCGGCCATGGGAAGCGGCGGCGCCATGCTGGCGGCAGCAGCCGCCCCGGACGTCCACTGTCCGGCGTGCGATGCGACCCTCGGCGATTTCCAGGCATCGGGTCGATTGGGATGCCCCACCTGCTGGGAGACCTTCGATCGCCCCCTTCGAGAACTGCTCCGCCGGGTGCATGGGGCGACCCGCCATGTGGGCGAGGCGCCCGGGCAATCGGCGGTCGCCGCCGGCGCCCTGACGGCGGAGCAGCAGGTGGCCCGATTGGAAGCCGTGCTCGCCGCCGCGGTGGCCGCCGAGCGCTTCGAAGAGGCCGCCGAGCTGCGGGACCGGCTGCGGCAGCTCCGTGAGGTGGCCGAGTGA
- a CDS encoding ATP--guanido phosphotransferase gives MTTDGLYPDGALPWLDATGPDSALVVSTRVRLARNLTGRPFWGRNSPLDRESVVRMVEAASGEAPGLSGAAVVRVDGLSKRERILLHERQLISRELAGLDASGRVRSGAGLLLGATASVMLNEEDHLRIQAFRSGFALAAAHADAAGAEADLGRRLSFAFHPEFGYLTSCPTNVGTGLRASVLMHIPALVMTREAAKVLHGLGQVGLTHRGLSGEGSEALGHLFQLSNQTTLGKSATELLDHLGRLVRQVVEYEERARIVLRRDAPTALEDQVWRAWGLLRHARALGLEEAVTLLSSVRLGVGMGILPAVARPILNRLLVLAQPAHVAQDAGTGLDDEALAMHRATLVRRLLADTEGGG, from the coding sequence GTGACCACCGACGGGCTCTACCCTGATGGGGCGCTCCCCTGGCTGGACGCGACCGGGCCGGACAGCGCCCTGGTCGTCTCCACCCGGGTGCGCCTGGCTCGGAACCTGACTGGACGGCCGTTCTGGGGTCGGAATTCGCCGTTGGACCGCGAAAGTGTGGTCCGGATGGTCGAGGCGGCCTCCGGCGAGGCGCCGGGGCTCTCCGGGGCCGCTGTGGTCCGGGTGGACGGCCTGAGCAAGCGCGAGCGGATCCTGTTGCATGAGCGGCAGTTGATCTCCCGTGAACTGGCCGGGCTGGACGCCTCGGGACGGGTCCGTTCGGGGGCCGGTTTGCTGCTCGGGGCGACCGCCTCGGTGATGCTGAATGAGGAGGATCACCTCCGCATTCAGGCCTTCCGGTCCGGCTTCGCGCTGGCGGCCGCACATGCCGATGCGGCGGGGGCAGAAGCCGATTTGGGGCGGCGACTTTCCTTCGCCTTCCACCCCGAGTTCGGCTATCTTACGAGCTGTCCGACCAACGTCGGTACCGGCCTCCGCGCGTCGGTGCTGATGCACATCCCGGCCCTTGTGATGACCCGGGAAGCCGCGAAGGTGCTGCATGGATTGGGGCAGGTGGGGCTCACGCATCGTGGCCTCTCCGGTGAGGGGAGCGAAGCCCTCGGCCACCTCTTCCAGCTCTCCAATCAGACCACCCTCGGCAAGTCGGCGACGGAGCTCCTGGATCATTTGGGGCGATTGGTCCGTCAGGTCGTGGAATACGAGGAACGGGCGCGGATCGTCTTGCGACGCGACGCCCCGACGGCCCTCGAGGACCAGGTGTGGCGTGCGTGGGGACTCCTGCGGCACGCCAGGGCACTGGGCCTCGAAGAGGCGGTGACCCTGTTGAGCAGCGTCCGGCTGGGCGTCGGGATGGGCATCCTTCCGGCCGTGGCGCGACCGATCTTGAACCGGCTCCTGGTGCTGGCGCAGCCCGCGCACGTAGCCCAGGATGCCGGGACCGGCCTCGACGACGAGGCACTCGCGATGCACCGCGCCACGTTGGTGCGTCGACTGCTGGCTGACACGGAGGGTGGCGGATGA
- a CDS encoding ABC transporter permease, whose amino-acid sequence MAARWWPTALERQIALRYLRGQRGTRSASLQTIIATAGIAIGVAALIVVLGVMTGLRNDLRDRILVAAPHLRVLTYGASLRVDDWQAQLPKIRSVPGVVQVAPEVNTQTITLNADGYPEPAAVLGIEPGLGHDGVVRLDSVMTQGNLDFKPTATDVDAAVVLGGRLAQRLSVLPGDLLQIIQPKAVRRSRTLGTLTGANVVPWTVEVTGTFETGMYTYDNTFMVMSRSDAQRFAGLDSAITDIAVRVSDPWRAVAIARQIDTLLGLPYRTEAWQEQNGTLFAALELEKKAMAMVIFFIMLVAAFNIVGTLTMVVAFKTREIGILRAMGVTPSGIGRIFRTQGTTIGLVGTSIGLVLGLALSLAVDRGKLITLDPTVYFIDALPIRTEPLDVLGVVLTSLAIAVLATIPAARRASQLEPVEAIRAE is encoded by the coding sequence ATGGCCGCCCGCTGGTGGCCGACGGCGCTTGAGCGCCAGATCGCACTGCGCTACCTCCGCGGGCAGCGCGGCACGAGGAGCGCGTCGCTCCAGACCATCATCGCGACCGCCGGGATCGCCATCGGCGTCGCGGCACTGATCGTGGTGCTCGGCGTGATGACCGGACTCCGGAACGACCTGCGTGACCGGATCCTCGTCGCGGCGCCGCACCTCCGCGTGCTCACCTACGGTGCCTCGCTGCGGGTCGACGACTGGCAGGCGCAGCTCCCGAAGATCCGCAGCGTCCCCGGTGTGGTGCAGGTCGCGCCCGAGGTGAACACGCAGACGATCACGCTCAACGCCGATGGCTATCCCGAGCCCGCCGCCGTGCTCGGGATCGAGCCGGGGCTGGGCCACGACGGCGTCGTCCGACTCGACTCGGTGATGACGCAAGGGAACCTCGACTTCAAGCCGACCGCGACCGATGTCGATGCCGCCGTGGTGCTCGGGGGCCGGCTGGCGCAACGTCTCTCTGTGCTTCCAGGGGATCTCCTCCAGATCATCCAGCCGAAGGCGGTTCGCCGGAGTCGCACGCTAGGCACATTGACTGGCGCCAACGTGGTGCCGTGGACCGTCGAGGTCACCGGGACGTTCGAGACCGGGATGTACACCTACGACAACACCTTCATGGTGATGTCGCGGTCGGATGCGCAGCGCTTTGCCGGGCTCGATAGCGCCATCACCGACATCGCCGTCCGCGTGAGCGACCCGTGGCGTGCAGTGGCGATCGCGCGGCAGATCGACACCCTGCTCGGCCTGCCGTATCGGACCGAGGCGTGGCAGGAGCAGAACGGCACCCTCTTCGCCGCGCTCGAGCTCGAGAAGAAGGCGATGGCGATGGTGATCTTCTTCATCATGCTGGTGGCGGCGTTCAACATCGTCGGGACGCTGACGATGGTGGTGGCGTTCAAGACGCGCGAGATCGGTATTCTGCGCGCCATGGGTGTCACGCCGTCGGGCATCGGTCGGATCTTCCGAACCCAGGGGACCACCATCGGTTTGGTGGGCACCTCGATCGGACTCGTGCTGGGCCTCGCGCTCTCGCTTGCCGTCGATCGCGGCAAGCTGATCACGCTCGATCCGACCGTCTACTTCATCGACGCCTTGCCGATCCGCACCGAGCCGCTCGACGTGCTGGGCGTGGTGCTGACGTCGCTGGCGATTGCGGTGCTCGCGACCATCCCCGCCGCCCGCCGCGCCTCGCAGCTCGAGCCGGTGGAAGCGATCCGCGCCGAATGA
- a CDS encoding ATP-dependent Clp protease ATP-binding subunit has translation MNGYNFTDRVRKVLQMAREEAARLHHEYVGTEHILLGLIREGEGVAAAVLTNLGVELEDVQQKIEETVKKGKAASAAGPELPYTSRAKKVLELAMVEARELNHSYVGTEHLLLGLLKEEKGIAAQVLTDAGISLEQARSETLRLLGSDLPAQPPASSAPAAGPQSVPPKGDKKSKTPALDHFCRDLTTLAAEGALDPTIGRAKEIERVMEILARRKKNNPVLIGEPGVGKTAIVEGLALLVANGNCPDVLRDHRVLSLDMAAVIAGTKYRGQFEERLKAVMNEIAQSKNVILFIDELHTLVGAGAAEGAIDASNMLKPALARGELQCVGATTLNEYRKYIEKDGALERRFQTVVVEPPSIEETIEILKGLRGKYEDHHRVTIPDATLKAAAELSERYITDRFLPDKAIDVIDEAGARARLASQHPPAEVGALKLQLEQVTVEKEEAVRDQNFEKAAALRDRERDLQQQIRQVQEDWERERQTMRPIIDEEAVAFIVGRWTGIPVTRIQEAEASRLLRMEDELHVSVIGQDEAIKAVSRAIRRSRAGLKDPNRPIGSFIFSGPTGVGKTELARSLAKFLFSDPSAFIRVDMSEYMEKFSVSRLIGAPPGYVGYEESGTLTKAVRRKPYSVVLLDEIEKAHPDVFNILLQVLDEGHLTDNYGRVIDFKNTVVIMTSNVGARDIMQGKSLGFHAADGAQSFAKMSETVKEEIGKVFNPEFINRLDDVIVFHPLAKEHIAKIVTVLLKDVMRRLGDEVRLTPAAIDFLADHGYDQSYGARPLKRAIQRYIEDPLSERILAADFVPGDEIEVDVAPEGDKLAFRALSESKA, from the coding sequence ATGAACGGCTACAACTTCACCGACCGCGTGCGGAAGGTGCTCCAGATGGCCCGCGAGGAAGCGGCCCGTCTGCACCACGAGTACGTCGGGACGGAGCACATTCTGCTCGGGCTGATTCGCGAGGGAGAGGGCGTCGCTGCGGCGGTGCTCACCAACCTTGGCGTCGAACTGGAGGATGTCCAGCAGAAGATCGAAGAGACGGTGAAGAAGGGAAAGGCGGCCTCGGCCGCCGGTCCGGAGCTGCCGTACACCTCGCGTGCCAAGAAGGTGCTCGAGCTGGCGATGGTCGAGGCCCGTGAGCTGAACCACTCCTACGTGGGCACCGAGCACCTGCTGCTCGGCCTGCTCAAGGAAGAGAAGGGGATCGCGGCGCAGGTCCTGACCGATGCCGGCATCTCGCTGGAACAGGCGCGCAGCGAGACGCTGCGACTGCTTGGCTCCGACCTCCCGGCGCAGCCGCCCGCGTCGTCGGCGCCGGCCGCCGGTCCGCAGAGCGTGCCGCCCAAGGGCGACAAGAAGTCGAAGACGCCGGCCCTCGATCACTTCTGCCGCGACCTCACGACGCTCGCCGCCGAGGGAGCGCTCGACCCGACGATCGGCCGTGCGAAGGAGATCGAGCGCGTCATGGAGATCCTGGCGCGTCGCAAGAAGAACAATCCGGTGCTGATCGGCGAGCCGGGCGTCGGCAAGACGGCGATCGTCGAGGGGCTCGCGCTCCTCGTGGCGAACGGCAATTGCCCCGACGTGCTCCGCGACCATCGCGTCCTCTCGCTGGACATGGCGGCGGTCATCGCGGGCACCAAGTATCGCGGCCAGTTCGAGGAGCGGCTCAAGGCGGTGATGAACGAGATCGCGCAGAGCAAGAACGTGATCCTCTTCATCGACGAACTGCACACGCTCGTCGGCGCGGGTGCCGCCGAGGGTGCCATCGACGCCTCCAACATGCTGAAGCCGGCGTTGGCGCGCGGCGAACTGCAGTGCGTCGGCGCCACGACGCTCAACGAGTATCGCAAGTACATCGAGAAGGACGGCGCGCTCGAGCGTCGCTTCCAGACCGTGGTGGTCGAGCCGCCGTCCATCGAGGAGACGATCGAGATCCTCAAGGGGCTGCGCGGCAAGTACGAAGACCACCATCGCGTGACCATCCCTGATGCCACGCTGAAGGCGGCCGCGGAACTCTCGGAGCGCTACATCACCGACCGGTTCCTGCCGGACAAGGCGATCGACGTGATCGACGAAGCGGGCGCGCGCGCCCGCCTGGCGTCGCAGCATCCGCCCGCCGAAGTCGGCGCGCTGAAGCTGCAGCTCGAGCAGGTCACCGTCGAGAAGGAAGAGGCGGTCCGCGACCAGAACTTCGAGAAGGCCGCGGCCCTCCGCGATCGCGAGCGCGACCTCCAGCAGCAGATCCGTCAGGTGCAGGAAGACTGGGAGCGCGAGCGGCAGACGATGCGGCCGATCATCGACGAGGAGGCCGTCGCCTTCATCGTCGGGCGGTGGACCGGCATCCCGGTCACGCGCATCCAGGAAGCGGAGGCGTCGCGCCTGCTGCGCATGGAAGACGAGCTGCACGTGTCGGTGATCGGCCAGGATGAGGCGATCAAGGCGGTGTCGCGCGCCATCCGTCGCTCGCGCGCCGGCCTCAAGGATCCCAACCGCCCGATCGGCTCGTTCATCTTCTCCGGCCCGACCGGCGTCGGCAAGACCGAGCTCGCCCGTTCGCTGGCGAAGTTCCTCTTCTCCGATCCGTCGGCGTTCATTCGCGTCGACATGTCGGAGTACATGGAGAAGTTCTCGGTCTCGCGGCTGATTGGTGCGCCGCCGGGGTATGTCGGTTACGAGGAATCCGGGACGCTCACCAAGGCGGTCCGCCGCAAGCCGTATTCGGTCGTGCTGCTCGACGAAATCGAGAAGGCGCATCCGGACGTCTTCAACATCCTGCTGCAGGTGCTCGACGAAGGCCACCTGACCGACAACTACGGCCGGGTCATCGACTTCAAGAACACCGTCGTGATCATGACCTCGAACGTCGGGGCCCGCGACATCATGCAGGGGAAGTCGCTCGGCTTCCACGCCGCCGACGGCGCGCAGAGCTTTGCCAAGATGTCGGAGACGGTCAAGGAGGAGATCGGCAAGGTCTTCAATCCGGAATTCATCAACCGGCTCGATGACGTGATCGTCTTCCATCCGCTGGCGAAGGAGCACATCGCGAAGATCGTCACCGTCCTGCTCAAGGACGTGATGCGGCGGCTCGGCGACGAGGTGCGGCTCACGCCGGCGGCGATCGACTTCCTGGCCGATCACGGCTATGACCAGAGTTATGGCGCGCGTCCGCTGAAGCGTGCGATCCAGCGGTACATCGAGGACCCGCTCAGCGAGCGGATTCTCGCCGCGGACTTCGTGCCGGGAGATGAGATCGAAGTGGATGTTGCCCCTGAAGGGGACAAGCTGGCCTTCCGGGCCCTGTCCGAGAGCAAGGCCTGA